DNA from Chrysemys picta bellii isolate R12L10 chromosome 13, ASM1138683v2, whole genome shotgun sequence:
cagttttacagatggagaactgaaagCCAGAGACTAGATGTGGTCTatggtcatacaggaagtctgttgcagagcagggaattgaatccaggtttcCCATGTCCCAGCTGCTAACCACTAGACCAAGCCTTCTTTATGGCCCTCCTCCAATTTCTGTCCTTCCCTTCAAAAGATGTCCCCCTTAACTCCACACTCTCCCCAGCGCCTCTACCTGGGGGTCCCATGCTGATGCCTGCTCTCCAGGGGGAGGCCAGTTGAGAGGACAAAGCAGGCTGTGCTGGACACTCAGATACTGCAGATGATACAGAGGCAGTGAAGGTACCAACACCCAGCCAGTGCATTCTGTGGCCAGGCTAATAACAGCTGAGGAGCCTGCGGCAGTGCAGGGGGAAGAGCTGGGTGCtgagaaacttttttaaaaagaacaattaaACGACTAAGAATTTAACCCAGGGTTCAGGTGACCCCATGGTGCCTCATGCCCTTCCCTAACGTGCAGAGGGGCTACACGAagacctctgaaaaccaggatatACAGTTAAGATAAACCGcactgcaaccttaactctgcccctctgGAGCTGGCAACAGCCACTGGGAGTTACCTGTATGCACTTCTGCTGCATTCGTTGTGCTAGATATAGCCCTCCTGAATGGTGACAGCCTGacagagctgtgattgtgatgGGTGATCTAGGGAGTCTGAGACCCACTCCCTCCTCACCACGTGTGATCCAAGGACAGAGGTGTCTGCGTAGCTTTAGGGATGCAAGATGTCTCATTTCAGTGCTGCACAGGGTCTTCTTGCCACGGGGATTGTCAGCAGTGAGGTGGGATAGGAGTGCACTGGGGGTTTAATGATTGGTAAGTGAAAGCATAACGCTGGATGGACCGCTGGCCGTGAGGGCGAAGGGCTGGTAAAATGGGGTGGGTTCTGTGGAGCAGGCACAGTGAGCGTGGTGTAGGCAGCTCTCGTCCAGTACATCTCAGCTAAACGCTAGTTTTGCTATAGCACAGGGAAGGTGTTAGACTTAGTCCTATAGTGTTCACGTGGCGTGTCCTACACTAGCTGCAACAGCAGGGCACCAGCAGGTGTGTTACGGGAATATTACGGCATCACTCAGAGGGCAAGGGGGTGTTTTTTAGCTCTATATGTCCTGTTTCCAGAGGTTTAAGTTTAGCCACTCTCCCCCTTCTGGAAGGGCTCACGGCCCTACCTGGCAACCTTAAACTTTCTGGACATGTGGGCGTTGTTTAATACCCAGTGCTGGCAGCGCTGTACAGCCCTCCGACACACTTCAAACTGTTCTAAAATAACACTTTCCATTCTCAAAGAAGAGCAGCTCTTGAAGAAGTTTTGAGAGAGCATTAATCAGGATGTTTATAGCTTCTGGAAGGTAGTTATGCAAGATCACTCTAGGAGGACCAAAGTCTCAGCTATCAGAACAGCACAGGGGAGATCTTGCCTTTACTCATCTTATCTGTTTATTTCTACAGTTAAGGTTACTGGAACCACTGTGACGAGAAACAAACCAAAATCTATGAGATCTTACTTTTGTGCGCTCGTTCCCACACCATCACTCACTTGAGCAGAGTAAGGTCTCTAGACAACTCATCCCCGCCAGCGTGCCCTAGGTTCCTGGCTGTATAAATATTTAACTATGTCCAATTATAAATAACTTGCCTAACCTGTAACCATAAGAGGTGGTTTGCTGCCCCCTGTTAACACCAGGAGAGGGAAGCCCACCGCGTACATATGCCACAGTGGCCACAACCTTAGAACACAGAGCCCAGCTGGGAAAAGGGGGAACTGATGCCACTGTCTGTGATCAAGCAGTGCGGGCTTTCACCGGAATACAGAACAGGACGATAACTGCAGAGTGAACAAGGAAGGAAATCCTGTGTGTCTCTAGCCACAAAGGAGCTGGCGGGGTTGCTCTGCACCAAGGAACATGGCAAAATTACAAAggcagaatcagacccacaaGATGGAATCCACATTAATGCTGATGGTTACTTCCAAGTAATTATCCAACCACTTTCATGCTTACAGTCAGCCTCCTGCTTGAGGCATGATGAGGTTAAGTACTTGCTAATGTGTAATGCAGGTGCAGTAACAATGCTAAACACCTACAGGAATCAAGGGATTAACCTGAGGTCACCCACCAGGATCAAACAGCTCAGGTTCTGGTTGTACTAGAATGACTTCTGTATCACATACCTAGAAAGGGAAAGGTTGTATAAAGTGTGCATAAGATCTTGGGTAACCATGACAGCACCCTCCAGAAGCTGGGGTCCTGTGAAAGTCTTACCCCTTGTGTCTACTCAcatgaggaggagaaaaaaaagattCCTTTTATTTCAGTGAAATATGCACACAAACATTGCAGGGAATGCCTTCTACTCTTACAGAGCAAGTCTCAGGATGTGTGGAGGCAGGAGCAACACCTAGGACAGTCTGAGTAACCCCATGGGACAGCCAGCGCTGGGATACTCAGCCAGGCTGGTACAACCAGTAGGAAGATCACCTTCACTGTCTCCAGCCCATTGGTTCTGGCTGGCTTCAGCCGAACAGCAGGAAACCATAAATAGTGGTTAAATATAAAATCTGCTGTGTGGCAGATCTGCAATATTCGTAGCGTAAGTGTAGAGCCATGAGCCCCCTTGGACCTTGAGAAGCCAGAAGTGGCCAGTGCAATGCCAAGAATGGGCAAGCCCTGGCTGGCAGCATTGCGTGCTGTCTAAGCTAGGACATGAACTTTAGTTCACGTCTGACGTCTCTTGCCCTTTAACTCCTCAACCAGAAATGAGAGGCCGTGTTCTGAATGGCACATACCGCAATTCAAGATACAAGGTTCATAAGGGTCAAAGTTACACTTGCTTTGGAACCTGACTTGTGGTTCAATGCTCAACAGCTGGGGCATTAATGCCGCCCTCAGGCACGGATTTGGTCATTCTAAGCGTCTCAGGCAGTTTCAGACTTAAGCGTTGGGAATGTTACACTAAAGCTCAGCAACAATGAAAGGGACTGTTGTGGATTTGAAGGTGTGACTGCTGTTTAAAAAGCCAGGCCTGTCAGAGCCCGGCTGCACAGGGAAGGAACCAGAGAAATTCTTCCCCCTCCTGCAACATGATGCACCGAGTACAATGAACATAGCGCCGGCGCTCAGCTCAGCTACTGGGGACAAGCAAAGCATGGCAGATGCAATGTAGTTACATGAGTGGTAACCACCTCCACGGCAGCTAGGTCACGGAAGGAAACATTTGGTGAAGACGAATTgctggatggggaaggggggaatctgAACAGGCAGCTAGGGCTTTACGTAAACAGCTGCAGGGTAGGACTGTCCTCTCTGTGTTTATTATCCCTGCATTTACTATTCTGCAGATATGTGCAGAATGGATTTTCCCCAGAGGGCACTGGGTTGTTACATAACTCAGCAGCATTATGTTAGCAGAGCATGAGTGATCACAGATGGCAACAGCAGAGGCAAAACATGGACCACTCGGGAGATGCATGATGCCAGCTGCTTTAAAAATAGCATAGCCCCAACCCCCACGGGAGGAAAacatccacctcttcccttaAAACCAAGAGGTGAAGTATGCTATTCTAGTAGCATCTAGTCCTACCAGAACAGGTAAGGATCAGTTATCACTAAAGTCCATTTCAAGGGTTCACAATTCTGCTCATTCATTCTTAACCCCCTACCCTCAACCCCATCAGGAACCTGCATTATACATAGCCAATGATCCACCATCTTGGGCGCTAAAGCAGCCCCACCATTCAGTCTCTCACTGTGATGTACCATGCATGTGATAAAAAGTACTAGAGGGCAAGTATCTAGAGTAAAGTCTCAACTAAGCGTGTCTTTGCTTTCCTGGGTTAAGTCAGATTCTTACAAAAAAGAGTTTATCACAGTAGCTCCTCAGCTGAGAAAACCAGCTTCTGATTGATTGACACTGGTAAGAAATGGCCCAAGTAACCTACTTGTCTGGGCACATTCCAAACGGGTGTCTagagaaaggggagggagagCACATCTTTATTACACAATCTCTGGAATGCTCACTTCAGGTCAAGGCAAAGCTGCCAAAGTGTCCTTAACTCATCCTGTTGTACATGCATATTACTGCAGAGGCCTGTCTCTAGTCTACGGGTTGATCTTACCACATGTTGCACAATAGTGACATGTGCCAAGGCAGCTCCAATTTGTAATTTCCTTTAATATTTAATTTGAGTACGAACTCCTCAGTCTCCTGACCACAGCAAGCAGAACAGGTGGGCTAAGTTCCAGTTTAGTCATTTTCCCACTAATGAAGTGTCACAGATCTCTCCTGATCAGCATTATACAGAGAGCATGGCAGGAGCTTTTGAAAGACCAAGGTTCTCCAAAGCAAGTTTTACTTTCAATCTCCCAGATCTGCAATTTTCCAGTTTCATCCTGGTTCTTTGGCTGGGGGAGTCCCTAATAACTGCTTTTGTTTCTCAGTGGCTTTGCCACAAATAAATACTTCCTAGTTACTGAGGACACCAGCTCAATGTAACCCCATTCCCTAGTTCTACAGCTCTGATAGACTAGGCTTTTGGTTACTGGAGTCCTTTAGGTTCTGAATACAGCAGTGGCAAAAGCAAATGATCAGAGCTTCGCTTCCTCCTTGAATTTTGGAGTTCCTAGATGTGGTTTAGGGAACTGAGCCTAGACGGAAAGCGGTTCCATTTAAACTGAGCTGGGAGCAATCTGTTAAAATACAATAATTCTGTAAACTTCCTGTGAATGCTTATATCTCCCAACTGTGCCAAATACAGGAACACGGGCCTGGACTGCACAAGTATATTTCACACTCGAAGAAACTCCCTTATTTAGTACTAGGAAGTAAAAATGAAACAAGACCAATTACATTCCTTCTAGGTGAAGCAGGATTGAGCATGTTGAAAACTCACCTGTCAGTCACTTTGCCCAGTCTATTCCTAAGCAGTTTGTACAGCTGTTTTACCTCTTCAAAGTCAACAGGGGTGTTATCAGTCCAGTACATTATACTGGGATGGGAATGGGTACGGGTACGCAGAGCCCAGGAAATCGGATGTCCACTGTTCCAGCTTTGCCTAAACTAGGCTCTGCCTGGATTGCGACCATTAAGTAGAGGAGGTTCTTTGATGTGGAAAGGAGGATGAAGTAGCTGAGCAAAACTGTATTGCATCCAAAAGGTAGCTAGTGAGTGGAATATGGCACCTTGTCATGGGAAGGCCTCTGCAGGTCACCTCAAGTGGCCTCTGAGCTCAGTGACTAGCTTCAGTTGTGTATAAACAGAAGAAAATTGCTCTATTACATGCAAAAACCACAATTAAGAGACCATTAAGGCTGCAAAGGGAAGCACTCAAGTTATCGACAAGGATGCCAGTGAAGCCTTCTCTATCCCTTCCTGTGTACATATGATACAAGGATCATGAGAGCTTTCTATTCTTTCCCTGCAGGATCCCTCCCTCTTGTTGGTCAGTGTGCAGAGAATGAGCCCGCAGGAAAGCTTCTGTCCCAGTTGTTGGAGTGGTCCCTTGCCTCACCACACACTAGCCAGCTCGgtcagtgagtgagtgagtgaggggtcCTCTCAGGCAACTGAGACTTGTTAGACATGTTTCCAACACAGGGTTTGGAGAACACTAGACAGGGCTGCTGCTAGTTCTGTTTTCCATCtcctttttatgattttttttggtttaaataaAGGTGGATGAAAGCCTCAGGAAGTAGTTCTTACATGAGTCAGTGGATAAATAGCTCTAAGAATATAAAAGGCTCCACTGTGCCATTACACAGTACAGCCAATAAGTGGGATGGTGCAATAGGTGAAGAAAAGAGTTGCAGAAAAACTGCAGAACACTTACCCAATTGCAAAATGCACTAATGCTTGGCCCTGAATTTAAGCAGCACATGTAACCTGGTCCATTCTGGTTTCAAGCTCGAAGGCATCAGGTCGATCCTGTGGGTTAGCAGCTAACATGTCTTTCAAGAGTTGCTTGATTCCCTCAGACATGGAAGTCCTGCGTTTCTGGGGGATATGCAACTCCATCTTTGGGTTTTCTAGCAGTGCTTCCCCAACGGGCACAATCTCTGTGCCCTGCTTGATGTAGGTCCCCAGTAGCTCCTTCTTGGTCTCTGCATCGATGAAAGTTATCCTCTCAATCATGGCCCAGATGATGATGCCCAGGGCAAAGATGTCTGCCTTGGCTGTGtagtgtccctcccagacctcaggGGCCATGTAGAAGTCAGAGCCGCAGGCTGAAGATAGCCAGTACTTGTTCACATTCACATTTTTGTTATCATTCCCACCTTCCTTGCCCCGAGCCGTCAGGCCAGCACAGACCTTGCTGAGTCCGAAGTCTGCCACCTTGAGAACCGGGGTGCCAGACTTCTCGGTGATCAAAATGTTGTCTGGCTTCAGGTCCCTGTGCACAATATGGTTCTTGTGCAGGAAGGCAATTGCGCTGGTTAGCTGTAGCATGAAACTCTTGTTAGTGGCTGGGTCCGGTCGCCGCGAGAGCACGTACTGATTCAGATCTCCCCCTTCGCAGAACTCCATGACGAACCAGAGATAACAGGGCTCCTCAGCATAGCCCAAGATTCTCTCACcttacaaaaaaagaaagaaagaggcatGGTAATGGCAGACACAGCAAGAGGTTAGCAACGGTAAGGACAGTTATGTTTTAAATGCAGCGGAAAGTCCTGATGAGTCTAGCCAGAGCCGCCCTCACAAGGACATGCTGGTGATCACTACTGCTAAGTGTGTCATTTGTAAGTTATGCAGAAGGCTGCAGACTGGCTGACTCACGCCCTCAGCTCTATAGTTTAACTGCTTTGGTGTCCTGTGGAACGAGGGGGCTATAGAATATTTTTCACTTCCTATCAGTCACAACCGTACCCTAGACACCAGCGTAAAGGATGGTTTGCTTTAAAAATTGTTCTACAAGTGGCACTGAGAGGAGATAAACATGGACCCATCCTCCGTAGTT
Protein-coding regions in this window:
- the STK35 gene encoding serine/threonine-protein kinase 35 isoform X2, whose amino-acid sequence is METAAADGGRRGTQRPAAERRRRPERERGPALRGPMEPAAGGGAGAPRYSLVAEIGRGSYGVVYEAVSGRSGARLAVKRIRCDAPENVELALAEFWALTSLRRRHPNVVRFEECVLQRDGLGQRMSHGNKQSQLYLRLVETSLKGERILGYAEEPCYLWFVMEFCEGGDLNQYVLSRRPDPATNKSFMLQLTSAIAFLHKNHIVHRDLKPDNILITEKSGTPVLKVADFGLSKVCAGLTARGKEGGNDNKNVNVNKYWLSSACGSDFYMAPEVWEGHYTAKADIFALGIIIWAMIERITFIDAETKKELLGTYIKQGTEIVPVGEALLENPKMELHIPQKRRTSMSEGIKQLLKDMLAANPQDRPDAFELETRMDQVTCAA
- the STK35 gene encoding serine/threonine-protein kinase 35 isoform X1 yields the protein METAAADGGRRGTQRPAAERRRRPERERGPALRGPMEPAAGGGAGAPRYSLVAEIGRGSYGVVYEAVSGRSGARLAVKRIRCDAPENVELALAEFWALTSLRRRHPNVVRFEECVLQRDGLGQRMSHGNKQSQLYLRLVETSLKETPSGREVQKPPPLPQTFPHGNKWSQLYMKVKDSAEGSCKLGRPPWDPHPLPILTGRYALHYNNQSQLEPAFGEFLPPSSPYLSCHHRPIRERILGYAEEPCYLWFVMEFCEGGDLNQYVLSRRPDPATNKSFMLQLTSAIAFLHKNHIVHRDLKPDNILITEKSGTPVLKVADFGLSKVCAGLTARGKEGGNDNKNVNVNKYWLSSACGSDFYMAPEVWEGHYTAKADIFALGIIIWAMIERITFIDAETKKELLGTYIKQGTEIVPVGEALLENPKMELHIPQKRRTSMSEGIKQLLKDMLAANPQDRPDAFELETRMDQVTCAA